In Anaerostipes hadrus ATCC 29173 = JCM 17467, a single genomic region encodes these proteins:
- a CDS encoding lantibiotic immunity ABC transporter MutE/EpiE family permease subunit: MEMAYIQAENLKHKRTFTKTLIVLAPFVTALMNFFAPLWFQLNSYNWWYILLYPGFLTLTCALIEQRDNGKLKYRAVASLPVSQNKVWKAKIGVAGIYSCVGNFIFLALNLLGGFAILVINEIPLTIGIWQAAAGTACIVIASLWEVPLCLWLSKKVGIFVTVILNAGLGSVLGIFTATTSLWMICPYSWVPHLMISVLGILPNGEPVADQSTAMAFWMIILVLVISLAWFAALSFLTARWFEKKEVG, from the coding sequence ATGGAGATGGCATATATTCAGGCAGAGAACCTAAAGCATAAGAGAACTTTCACAAAAACGCTGATCGTTCTGGCCCCGTTTGTAACTGCGCTTATGAACTTTTTTGCCCCTCTTTGGTTCCAGCTCAATTCTTATAATTGGTGGTATATCCTGCTTTATCCTGGATTCCTTACGCTCACCTGTGCCTTGATTGAACAGCGGGATAATGGCAAACTAAAATATCGTGCCGTTGCTTCATTGCCTGTTTCGCAGAACAAAGTCTGGAAAGCAAAAATTGGAGTGGCCGGTATTTACTCCTGTGTGGGGAATTTCATTTTCCTGGCGCTAAATCTGTTGGGCGGTTTTGCAATATTAGTTATCAACGAAATTCCCCTGACAATCGGAATTTGGCAGGCTGCGGCCGGAACAGCTTGTATTGTCATTGCAAGCCTATGGGAAGTTCCGCTGTGCTTATGGTTATCAAAAAAAGTTGGTATCTTTGTCACGGTTATTCTTAATGCCGGACTTGGAAGCGTTTTAGGGATTTTCACGGCTACAACCTCTTTGTGGATGATCTGCCCGTATAGCTGGGTGCCGCATCTTATGATTTCCGTGTTAGGTATTTTGCCTAATGGTGAGCCGGTTGCAGATCAGAGTACGGCAATGGCATTTTGGATGATTATACTTGTATTGGTCATTTCGCTGGCCTGGTTTGCGGCGCTGTCATTTTTAACTGCAAGATGGTTTGAGAAAAAGGAGGTGGGGTAA
- a CDS encoding lantibiotic immunity ABC transporter MutG family permease subunit, with protein sequence MVSVVRCWKAEYQKCKHSILLYMHSMIPIICAAIFAGYYHISRWELATKISAYLEVLAVAFPFLISIIVGLVVQIENQAGHYQLLLGTIPSRMATYIGKLGFLMICAFGATFLALGTFAALYRDAPASLYLKAGILLLITMLPIYLIHLFVGMSFGKGASMGLGIAGSLIAALMITGLGDATWKYIPWAWGVRAMDYTVLAWDSPQLYAQVKTDFFSGMIISVCCTVCLLIASLVWFHGWEGGKNSE encoded by the coding sequence ATGGTATCTGTGGTTCGCTGCTGGAAAGCAGAATATCAGAAGTGTAAACATAGCATTTTGCTCTATATGCACAGCATGATTCCGATTATATGTGCGGCGATTTTTGCGGGTTACTATCATATATCCAGATGGGAACTGGCAACCAAAATCAGTGCCTATCTGGAAGTGCTGGCCGTTGCGTTCCCGTTTCTGATCAGCATTATTGTGGGCCTGGTTGTTCAGATCGAAAATCAGGCCGGGCATTATCAGCTTTTGTTGGGAACAATCCCATCTCGCATGGCAACGTATATTGGTAAACTTGGTTTTCTGATGATCTGTGCTTTTGGCGCAACATTTTTAGCGTTAGGAACATTCGCTGCACTATATAGGGATGCTCCGGCAAGCCTTTACCTGAAAGCAGGGATTCTATTGTTGATTACCATGCTTCCCATTTACCTGATTCATTTGTTTGTGGGAATGAGCTTCGGAAAAGGTGCATCTATGGGATTGGGAATTGCAGGGAGTTTAATAGCTGCTCTTATGATAACAGGGCTTGGTGACGCTACATGGAAATATATTCCCTGGGCCTGGGGCGTTCGTGCTATGGATTACACTGTGCTTGCATGGGATAGCCCCCAACTGTATGCACAGGTAAAAACCGATTTTTTCAGCGGTATGATTATTTCTGTATGCTGCACTGTTTGTCTGCTGATTGCCAGTTTGGTTTGGTTTCATGGTTGGGAGGGAGGTAAAAACAGTGAATAA
- a CDS encoding NisI/SpaI family lantibiotic immunity lipoprotein, which produces MNKKCLFAVVIVLVSLICLSACGALRDTADKNKALNESLPYYELNAANYDEISYNGLTYTITDECLEMSELQEEIGQVSKRFKNVAGEDFSFGYVYSIVDVDISNAVAVNINNEYRKAGIKNNDE; this is translated from the coding sequence GTGAATAAAAAGTGCCTGTTTGCCGTGGTAATTGTGCTTGTAAGTCTTATATGCTTATCGGCCTGCGGTGCGCTCCGCGATACCGCCGATAAAAATAAGGCGTTAAATGAATCTCTGCCGTATTATGAGCTGAACGCCGCAAACTATGATGAAATTTCATATAACGGCCTGACATATACCATAACGGATGAATGTCTTGAAATGTCAGAACTGCAAGAAGAAATCGGGCAGGTATCGAAACGCTTCAAAAATGTGGCGGGGGAAGATTTCAGTTTCGGCTACGTTTACAGTATTGTGGATGTGGATATAAGCAATGCCGTAGCTGTAAATATCAACAATGAATATCGGAAAGCTGGCATTAAAAATAATGATGAGTAA